From the genome of Bubalus bubalis isolate 160015118507 breed Murrah chromosome 2, NDDB_SH_1, whole genome shotgun sequence, one region includes:
- the LOC102405737 gene encoding cilia- and flagella-associated protein 65 isoform X2: MRTRDSGDCTTNSGSCLSASTVAFPTITGSSMAMSAYSSSNASAFPASSMDTQLCFPKKQDKVKKRVIWDIEVAEELQWKGWVLGKEITKNLVLKNLSLKIQKIKYRPPKTKFFFTVVPQPIFLSPGLTLSLPVIFRPLEKKEYVDQLWLEKAEGMFCVDLRATLPCHSLICPPSLQLPMCAMGDMAEAWFCLENVGDLPTFFTWESPSPFQMLPPMGLLEPGQACRVKVTFQPPMAVIYEAQATCWYGEGSKQKSSIQLQAVAKCAQLLVSIKQRRPEDQDAEGFQKVLHFGSVAVGCTAERQIKLYNPSAVSAPFRIEVAPDMLVKDQAFSCPTAHGIVPPGEKKFVSVFFRPETLDVRTMDYLSIVPSGCASQTLLKVVGFSRGPALWLQHHCVDFSWVNLGTRSEQSLRMENKSDCTAYFHFDIDCQESVFSIRPAFGTLVGKACMTLCCVFQPTQPIIYWRRVACLIHHQDPLFLDLIGTCHSESTKPAILRPQHLTWYRTHLVRGLTLYPPDILGIMLRERKLEQDKNGALMLPIEDSEDIPAPQYPLIPPMTEYFFDGTNDVAIFPPPVSIEPVEVDFGACPRPKDPSPIPLCLMNHTNGKITVAWTCRADCPFWVTPNTFDVPPLKSTALRLHFQPPHPNGLYAVELEAFAVYKVLQSYNNIEEDCTVCPSWCLTLRAQGHSYCPGLEHHIPQYTLHAPKLFPAVPPSEPSYRSLLLVNKGSMLLTYSLGPKSSLDISLRPCSGLLGPGAHKVLLTYTYPKGSSWKQHIFYLQFNSCPQYLKEVTMQSREEPLQLKLDTCKSVFFKPTWVGCSSTSLFTFRNPSRLPLEFEWRVSQQHRKMLAVQPARGIIQPNESLTLTWTFSPLEETKYLFRVGMWVWEAGLPPNTKPSATTHYMLRLVGMGITSSLSAQEKELDFGNMLVNGKQTRMLVLLNDGNCTLHYRLFLEQSNPMAVENGPLALQLDRTEGSMPPRSQDAICLTACPKHRSQYSWTISYALVSHRDNKAGEKQELCHVSLTAVYPLLSILDICSMGSAEGITRKQLWHLFSLDLLNSYLERDPTPWELTYKVPTRHSTSQIPPVFTALKLNFNFGAAPIDAPPSVVLLALKNSGMVPLDWAFLFPSDQQIDLELWAEKAEFDCTELHQMRAQDNCIFSISPKAGSLSPGQEQMVELKYSHLFIGTDRLPVLFKVSHGREILLNFIGVTVKLEQKYVHFTSTSHQFIPVPIGDTLPPRQIYELYNGGSVPVTYEIQTNILSQVQEKNFDHPIFCCLNPKGEIQPGTTAQVFWIFSPIEAKTYTVDVPIHILGWNSAVIRFQGVGYDPHILGDAAPFHNLSLWDNNAIHSRLMVPGQNVFLSQSHISLGNIPVQSKCSRLLFLNNISKNETIVFAWQLKPLDFGEVSVSPMKGKVAPEETVPFMVTLKASVHASFYSMDLVCKVYQQEPLRQYRKELQEWKDEKLRQEVEFTITDRKVKKRAYCTACEPARKYKTLPPIKNQQDLNRPTSWNLKMAKEETFWPCPQPPSPGMLCLGLTARAHATDYFLANYFSDFPRHFLHWELPKRCPKVASEAGEEESPDKWASVSKQEKQLLIDCLSAIIRGLLEDKLFHEAVGQNLVEQMPYFGQFWNEQSARFVAHNSSLHMVPALSQSSKSSEFSKEKEEEEEDKRRLGSKEQEEEEEKEEEEEEELEEEEEEEEETEEEEEMGEEELREQEGEDKGEKLPWTEVKPTLQPTSQESLKWQWQQQMKALLKERQEQDEKEAISRLPAFAILQEALLENMIQNILVEASRGEVVLTSRPRIIALPPFSVPRILSPESLPAAAPGPQQAEMPGLFEPPPTDCLQTQAPTSSDLHL, encoded by the exons ATGAGGACTAGGGACAGCGGGGACTGCACCACGAACTCCGGATCATGCCTGAGTGCCAGCACGGTGGCCTTTCCCACCATCACTGGCAGCAGCATGGCCATGAGTGCctacagcagcagcaatgccagtGCCTTT CCTGCCAGCTCCATGGACACTCAGTTGTGCTTCCCAAAGAAGCAGGACAAAGTGAAGAAGAGGGTCATCTGGGACATTGAGGTGGCTGAGGAGCTACAATGGAAAGGCTGGGTGTTGGGGAAGGAGATCACCAAAAACCTGGTTCTGAAAAATCTCTCCTTGAAAATCCAGAAGATAAAATACAG GCCCCCCAAGACCAAGTTCTTCTTCACGGTCGTCCCCCAGCCCATCTTCCTGAGCCCAGGCCTAACCCTCTCACTCCCTGTCATCTTCCGCCCTCTGGAGAAG AAGGAGTACGTGGACCAGCTGTGGCTCGAGAAAGCAGAGGGGATGTTCTGTGTGGACCTGAGAGCCACCCTGCCCTGCCACAGTCTGATCTGCCCACCATCCCTGCAGTTGCCCATGTGCGCCATGGGGGACATGGCTGAGGCCTGGTTCTGCCTGGAAAATGTGGG AGACCTGCCTACCTTCTTCACCTGGGAGTCCCCCAGCCCATTCCAGATGCTGCCGCCCATGGGGCTGCTGGAACCAGGCCAGGCCTGCCGGGTCAAGGTGACCTTCCAGCCCCCAATGGCTGTCATCTATGAAGCCCAGGCCACGTGCTGGTATGGGGAGGGCAGCAAGCAGAAGAGCAGCATCCAGCTGCAGGCTGTGG CCAAATGCGCCCAGCTGCTGGTGAGCATAAAGCAGAGGCGCCCGGAGGACCAGGATGCTGAAGGCTTCCAGAAAGTGCTGCACTTTGGCTCTGTTGCTGTGGGCTGCACCGCTGAGAGGCAGATCAAGCTGTATAACCCGTCAGCA GTGAGCGCCCCCTTCAGGATCGAAGTGGCCCCAGACATGCTGGTCAAAGACCAGGCCTTCTCGTGCCCCACGGCCCATGGCATCGTGCCCCCTGGAGAGAAGAAATTCGTGTCGGTGTTCTTCCGCCCTGAGACCTTGGACGTCAGGACCATGGACTACTTGTCCATCGTGCCCTCTGGCTGTGCCTCTCAGACCCTGCTCAAAGTCGTTGGTTTCTCTAGAG GTCCTGCCCTGTGGCTGCAGCACCACTGCGTTGACTTCAGTTGGGTCAACCTTGGGACCCGCTCAGAGCAGTCCCTGCGGATGGAGAACAAGTCGGACTGCACAGCCTACTTCCACTTTGACATCGACTGTCAGGAGAGCGTCTTCAGCATCAGACCTGCCTTTGGGACCCTGGTGGGCAAGGCCTGCATGACCCTGTGCTGTGTCTTCCAGCCCACTCAACCCATCATCTACTGGCGGCGGGTGGCCTGTCTCATCCACCACCAG GACCCACTGTTCCTGGACCTGATTGGGACATGCCACTCAGAGAGCACCAAGCCAGCCATCCTCCGGCCTCAGCATCTCACGTGGTACCGCACGCACCTGGTGCGGGGCCTGACGCTCTACCCGCCTGACATCCTGGGCATCATGCTGAGGGAGAGGAAGCTGGAGCAGGATAAGAATGGCGCCCTGATGCTCCCCATCGAG GACTCAGAGGACATACCGGCCCCGCAGTATCCCCTCATTCCCCCGATGACTGAGTACTTCTTCGACGGCACCAATGACGTGGCCATCTTTCCCCCGCCCGTCAGCATTGAGCCCGTCGAGGTGGATTTCGGTGCCTGCCCCAGGCCCAAGGACCCCAGCCCCATTCCCCTGTGCCTGATGAACCACACCAACGGCAAGATCACCGTGGCCTGGACATGCAGGGCTGACTGCCCCTTCTGGGTGACCCCAAACACCTTTGATGTGCCCCCTCTCAAGTCCACAGCCCTGCGCCTGCACTTCCAGCCGCCTCACCCCAACGGCCTGTATGCTGTGGAGCTTGAAGCCTTCGCCGTCTATAAG GTCCTGCAAAGCTACAACAACATCGAAGAGGACTGCACTGTGTGCCCGTCCTGGTGCTTGACACTCAGGGCGCAAGGCCACAGCTATTGCCCTGGCTTGGAGCACCACATCCCTCAGTACACCCTGCACGCCCCCAAG CTCTTTCCTGCAGTGCCCCCCAGCGAACCCTCCTACCGCAGCCTGCTCCTCGTCAACAAAGGCTCCATGCTGCTCACCTACAGCCTGGGCCCCAAAAGCAGCTTGGACATCTCCCTGCGGCCCTGCTCGggcctcctgggccctggggcccACAAGGTCCTCCTCACCTATACCTACCCTAAGGGCAGCTCCTGGAAGCAGCACATTTTTTACCTGCAGTTCAATTCCTGTCCCCAGTATCTCAAG GAGGTGACCATGCAGAGCCGCGAGGAGCCGCTGCAGCTGAAGCTGGACACCTGTAAAAGCGTCTTTTTCAAGCCCACCTGGGTGGGTTGCTCCTCCACCAGCCTCTTCACCTTCCGAAACCCCTCCCGTCTGCCACTGGAATTTGAGTGGAGGGTCTCCCAGCAGCACCGAAAGATGCTGGCTGTCCAGCCCGCCAGAGGGATTATCCAGCCCAATGAGAGCCTT ACGCTGACCTGGACCTTCAGCCCCCTGGAGGAGACCAAGTACCTGTTCCGAGTCGGGATGTGGGTCTGGGAAGCCGGCCTGCCCCCAAACACCAAGCCCTCCGCCACTACCCACTACATGCTCCGGCTGGTGGGCATGGGCATCACCAGCAGCCTGTCC GCACAGGAAAAGGAACTGGACTTTGGGAACATGCTGGTGAATGGCAAGCAGACCAGGATGCTGGTGCTCCTGAACGATGGCAACTGCACCCTCCACTACCGCCTCTTCCTGGAACAGAGTAACCCCATGGCTGTCGAGAATGGTCCCCTCG CTCTGCAGCTGGACCGCACAGAGGGGAGCATGCCGCCCCGGTCCCAGGATGCCATCTGCCTGACTGCCTGTCCCAAACACCGGTCCCAGTACTCCTGGACCATCAGTTATGCTCTCGTCTCCCACAGAG ATAACAAGGCTGGGGAGAAGCAGGAGCTGTGTCACGTGTCCCTGACGGCCGTGTACCCCCTCCTCTCCATCCTGGATATCTGCTCCATGGGCAGCGCCGAGGGCATCACCCGGAAGCAACTGTGGCACCTCTTCTCCCTGGACCTGCTCAACAGCTACTTGGAGCGTGACCCCACACCCTGGGAACTCACCTACAAGGTGCCCACCCGGCACAG CACCAGCCAGATCCCCCCTGTCTTCACCGCTCTGAAGCTCAATTTCAATTTTGGGGCAGCACCGATAGATGCCCCACCCTCCGTGGTGCTCTTGGCCCTGAAGAACAGTGGCATGGTGCCCCTGGACTG ggccttcCTCTTCCCGAGTGACCAGCAGATCGACCTGGAGCTCTGGGCAGAGAAGGCAGAGTTTGACTGCACCGAGCTGCACCAGATGCGCGCACAGGACAATTGCATCTTCTCCATCAGCCCCAAGGCTGGGAGCCTGAGTCCCGGGCAAGAGCAGATGGTGGAGCTCAAATACAG CCATCTGTTCATCGGCACTGATCGCCTCCCAGTGCTCTTCAAGGTGTCCCATGGCCGGGAGATCCTG CTCAATTTCATAGGTGTGACGGTGAAGCTGGAGCAGAAGTATGTGCACTTCACCTCCACCAGCCATCAGTTCATCCCTGTCCCCATTGGCGACACATTGCCCCCAAGGCAG ATTTATGAGTTGTATAATGGTGGCTCGGTGCCCGTAACATATGAGATCCAGACCAACATCCTGTCACaggttcaggaaaaaaattttgatCACCCCATCTTCTGCTGCCTCAACCCCAAAGGGGAGATCCAGCCAGGCACAACTGCCCAGGTCTTCTGGATCTTCTCGCCTATTGAGGCTAAGACCTACACG GTAGATGTGCCCATACACATCCTGGGATGGAACTCAGCCGTCATCCGCTTCCAGGGAGTGGGCTATGACCCCCACATCCTGGGGGACGCGGCCCCATTCCACAACCTCTCCTTGTGGGACAACAATGCCATCCACTCAAGGCTGATGGTACCTGGACAG AATGTCTTCCTGTCCCAGTCACATATCTCCCTGGGAAACATTCCTGTGCAGAGCAAGTGCAGCCGCCTGCTGTTCCTTAACAACATCTCCAAGAATGAGACAATTGTCTTTGCCTGGCAGCTGAAGCCTCTAGACTTTGGGGAG GTGTCCGTGAGTCCTATGAAAGGAAAGGTGGCTCCCGAGGAGACAGTCCCATTCATGGTGACCCTGAAGGCCTCAGTGCATGCCAGCTTCTATAGCATGGACCTGGTATGCAAG GTGTACCAGCAGGAACCCCTGAGGCAGTATCGTAAGGAACTGCAGGAGTGGAAAGACGAGAAGCTGCGGCAGGAAGTGGAGTTCACCATCACAGATAGGAAAGTGAAG AAAAGGGCGTATTGTACAGCTTGTGAGCCTGCGAGAAAGTACAAG ACTCTGCCTCCCATCAAGAACCAGCAGGATCTCAACCGGCCGACCAGCTGGAACCTCAAAATGGCAAAGGAGGAGACATTCTGGCCATGCCCCCAGCCGCCGTCGCCAGGCATGCTCTGCCTAGGCCTCACTGCCCGTGCCCATGCCACCGACTACTTCCTGGCCAACTACTTCTCTGACTTTCCCCGCCACTTCTTGCACTG GGAGCTGCCAAAGAGGTGCCCCAAGGTGGCGTCGGAGGCTGGTGAGGAAGAATCCCCTGACAAGTGGGCCTCTGTCTCCAAGCAGGAGAAGCAGCTTCTGATTGACTGCCTCTCCGCCATCATCAG GGGCCTGCTGGAAGACAAGCTCTTCCATGAGGCTGTGGGACAAAACCTGGTGGAACAAATGCCTTACTTCGGCCAGTTCTGGAATGAGCAGTCGGCCAGGTTCGTGGCCCACAACAGCAGTCTGCACATGGTGCCAGCCCTGTCTCAGTCCTCCAAGAGCTCAGAGTTCAgcaaagagaaggaggaggaggaggaggacaaaCGGAGGCTGGGGAGTAAGgagcaggaagaagaggaggagaaggaagaggaagaagaggaggagctggaggaggaggaagaggaggaggaggagacggaagaggaggaggagatgggtgAGGAAGAGCTGCGAGAGCAGGAGGGGGAAGACAAGGGGGAGAAGTTGCCCTGGACAGAGGTGAAGCCCACGCTGCAGCCCACATCCCAGGAGTCCCTGAAatggcagtggcagcagcagatgAAGGCCTTACTGAAGGAGAGGCAAGAGCAGGATGAGAAGGAGGCCATCAGCCG GCTCCCGGCTTTCGCTATCCTGCAGGAGGCGCTGCTGGAGAACATGATCCAGAACATCCTGGTGGAGGCGAGCCGCGGGGAGGTGGTGCTCACCTCGCGACCACGCATTATCGCCCTGCCGCCGTTCAGCGTTCCCAG GATTCTGAGTCCCGAGTCGCTGCCGGCAGCGGCCCCGGGGCCGCAGCAAGCGGAGATGCCCGGCTTGTTTGAACCGCCCCCCACCGACTGTTTGCAGACGCAAGCGCCCACCTCCTCCGACTTGCATCTGTAG
- the LOC102405737 gene encoding cilia- and flagella-associated protein 65 isoform X3, whose amino-acid sequence MRTRDSGDCTTNSGSCLSASTVAFPTITGSSMAMSAYSSSNASAFPASSMDTQLCFPKKQDKVKKRVIWDIEVAEELQWKGWVLGKEITKNLVLKNLSLKIQKIKYRPPKTKFFFTVVPQPIFLSPGLTLSLPVIFRPLEKKEYVDQLWLEKAEGMFCVDLRATLPCHSLICPPSLQLPMCAMGDMAEAWFCLENVGDLPTFFTWESPSPFQMLPPMGLLEPGQACRVKVTFQPPMAVIYEAQATCWYGEGSKQKSSIQLQAVAKCAQLLVSIKQRRPEDQDAEGFQKVLHFGSVAVGCTAERQIKLYNPSAVSAPFRIEVAPDMLVKDQAFSCPTAHGIVPPGEKKFVSVFFRPETLDVRTMDYLSIVPSGCASQTLLKVVGFSRGPALWLQHHCVDFSWVNLGTRSEQSLRMENKSDCTAYFHFDIDCQESVFSIRPAFGTLVGKACMTLCCVFQPTQPIIYWRRVACLIHHQDPLFLDLIGTCHSESTKPAILRPQHLTWYRTHLVRGLTLYPPDILGIMLRERKLEQDKNGALMLPIEDSEDIPAPQYPLIPPMTEYFFDGTNDVAIFPPPVSIEPVEVDFGACPRPKDPSPIPLCLMNHTNGKITVAWTCRADCPFWVTPNTFDVPPLKSTALRLHFQPPHPNGLYAVELEAFAVYKVLQSYNNIEEDCTVCPSWCLTLRAQGHSYCPGLEHHIPQYTLHAPKLFPAVPPSEPSYRSLLLVNKGSMLLTYSLGPKSSLDISLRPCSGLLGPGAHKVLLTYTYPKGSSWKQHIFYLQFNSCPQYLKEVTMQSREEPLQLKLDTCKSVFFKPTWVGCSSTSLFTFRNPSRLPLEFEWRVSQQHRKMLAVQPARGIIQPNESLTLTWTFSPLEETKYLFRVGMWVWEAGLPPNTKPSATTHYMLRLVGMGITSSLSAQEKELDFGNMLVNGKQTRMLVLLNDGNCTLHYRLFLEQSNPMAVENGPLALQLDRTEGSMPPRSQDAICLTACPKHRSQYSWTISYALVSHRDNKAGEKQELCHVSLTAVYPLLSILDICSMGSAEGITRKQLWHLFSLDLLNSYLERDPTPWELTYKVPTRHSTSQIPPVFTALKLNFNFGAAPIDAPPSVVLLALKNSGMVPLDWAFLFPSDQQIDLELWAEKAEFDCTELHQMRAQDNCIFSISPKAGSLSPGQEQMVELKYSHLFIGTDRLPVLFKVSHGREILLNFIGVTVKLEQKYVHFTSTSHQFIPVPIGDTLPPRQIYELYNGGSVPVTYEIQTNILSQVQEKNFDHPIFCCLNPKGEIQPGTTAQVFWIFSPIEAKTYTVDVPIHILGWNSAVIRFQGVGYDPHILGDAAPFHNLSLWDNNAIHSRLMVPGQNVFLSQSHISLGNIPVQSKCSRLLFLNNISKNETIVFAWQLKPLDFGEVSVSPMKGKVAPEETVPFMVTLKASVHASFYSMDLVCKVYQQEPLRQYRKELQEWKDEKLRQEVEFTITDRKVKKRAYCTACEPARKYKTLPPIKNQQDLNRPTSWNLKMAKEETFWPCPQPPSPGMLCLGLTARAHATDYFLANYFSDFPRHFLHWELPKRCPKVASEAGEEESPDKWASVSKQEKQLLIDCLSAIIRGLLEDKLFHEAVGQNLVEQMPYFGQFWNEQSARFVAHNSSLHMVPALSQSSKSSEFSKEKEEEEEDKRRLGSKEQEEEEEKEEEEEEELEEEEEEEEETEEEEEMGEEELREQEGEDKGEKLPWTEVKPTLQPTSQESLKWQWQQQMKALLKERQEQDEKEAISR is encoded by the exons ATGAGGACTAGGGACAGCGGGGACTGCACCACGAACTCCGGATCATGCCTGAGTGCCAGCACGGTGGCCTTTCCCACCATCACTGGCAGCAGCATGGCCATGAGTGCctacagcagcagcaatgccagtGCCTTT CCTGCCAGCTCCATGGACACTCAGTTGTGCTTCCCAAAGAAGCAGGACAAAGTGAAGAAGAGGGTCATCTGGGACATTGAGGTGGCTGAGGAGCTACAATGGAAAGGCTGGGTGTTGGGGAAGGAGATCACCAAAAACCTGGTTCTGAAAAATCTCTCCTTGAAAATCCAGAAGATAAAATACAG GCCCCCCAAGACCAAGTTCTTCTTCACGGTCGTCCCCCAGCCCATCTTCCTGAGCCCAGGCCTAACCCTCTCACTCCCTGTCATCTTCCGCCCTCTGGAGAAG AAGGAGTACGTGGACCAGCTGTGGCTCGAGAAAGCAGAGGGGATGTTCTGTGTGGACCTGAGAGCCACCCTGCCCTGCCACAGTCTGATCTGCCCACCATCCCTGCAGTTGCCCATGTGCGCCATGGGGGACATGGCTGAGGCCTGGTTCTGCCTGGAAAATGTGGG AGACCTGCCTACCTTCTTCACCTGGGAGTCCCCCAGCCCATTCCAGATGCTGCCGCCCATGGGGCTGCTGGAACCAGGCCAGGCCTGCCGGGTCAAGGTGACCTTCCAGCCCCCAATGGCTGTCATCTATGAAGCCCAGGCCACGTGCTGGTATGGGGAGGGCAGCAAGCAGAAGAGCAGCATCCAGCTGCAGGCTGTGG CCAAATGCGCCCAGCTGCTGGTGAGCATAAAGCAGAGGCGCCCGGAGGACCAGGATGCTGAAGGCTTCCAGAAAGTGCTGCACTTTGGCTCTGTTGCTGTGGGCTGCACCGCTGAGAGGCAGATCAAGCTGTATAACCCGTCAGCA GTGAGCGCCCCCTTCAGGATCGAAGTGGCCCCAGACATGCTGGTCAAAGACCAGGCCTTCTCGTGCCCCACGGCCCATGGCATCGTGCCCCCTGGAGAGAAGAAATTCGTGTCGGTGTTCTTCCGCCCTGAGACCTTGGACGTCAGGACCATGGACTACTTGTCCATCGTGCCCTCTGGCTGTGCCTCTCAGACCCTGCTCAAAGTCGTTGGTTTCTCTAGAG GTCCTGCCCTGTGGCTGCAGCACCACTGCGTTGACTTCAGTTGGGTCAACCTTGGGACCCGCTCAGAGCAGTCCCTGCGGATGGAGAACAAGTCGGACTGCACAGCCTACTTCCACTTTGACATCGACTGTCAGGAGAGCGTCTTCAGCATCAGACCTGCCTTTGGGACCCTGGTGGGCAAGGCCTGCATGACCCTGTGCTGTGTCTTCCAGCCCACTCAACCCATCATCTACTGGCGGCGGGTGGCCTGTCTCATCCACCACCAG GACCCACTGTTCCTGGACCTGATTGGGACATGCCACTCAGAGAGCACCAAGCCAGCCATCCTCCGGCCTCAGCATCTCACGTGGTACCGCACGCACCTGGTGCGGGGCCTGACGCTCTACCCGCCTGACATCCTGGGCATCATGCTGAGGGAGAGGAAGCTGGAGCAGGATAAGAATGGCGCCCTGATGCTCCCCATCGAG GACTCAGAGGACATACCGGCCCCGCAGTATCCCCTCATTCCCCCGATGACTGAGTACTTCTTCGACGGCACCAATGACGTGGCCATCTTTCCCCCGCCCGTCAGCATTGAGCCCGTCGAGGTGGATTTCGGTGCCTGCCCCAGGCCCAAGGACCCCAGCCCCATTCCCCTGTGCCTGATGAACCACACCAACGGCAAGATCACCGTGGCCTGGACATGCAGGGCTGACTGCCCCTTCTGGGTGACCCCAAACACCTTTGATGTGCCCCCTCTCAAGTCCACAGCCCTGCGCCTGCACTTCCAGCCGCCTCACCCCAACGGCCTGTATGCTGTGGAGCTTGAAGCCTTCGCCGTCTATAAG GTCCTGCAAAGCTACAACAACATCGAAGAGGACTGCACTGTGTGCCCGTCCTGGTGCTTGACACTCAGGGCGCAAGGCCACAGCTATTGCCCTGGCTTGGAGCACCACATCCCTCAGTACACCCTGCACGCCCCCAAG CTCTTTCCTGCAGTGCCCCCCAGCGAACCCTCCTACCGCAGCCTGCTCCTCGTCAACAAAGGCTCCATGCTGCTCACCTACAGCCTGGGCCCCAAAAGCAGCTTGGACATCTCCCTGCGGCCCTGCTCGggcctcctgggccctggggcccACAAGGTCCTCCTCACCTATACCTACCCTAAGGGCAGCTCCTGGAAGCAGCACATTTTTTACCTGCAGTTCAATTCCTGTCCCCAGTATCTCAAG GAGGTGACCATGCAGAGCCGCGAGGAGCCGCTGCAGCTGAAGCTGGACACCTGTAAAAGCGTCTTTTTCAAGCCCACCTGGGTGGGTTGCTCCTCCACCAGCCTCTTCACCTTCCGAAACCCCTCCCGTCTGCCACTGGAATTTGAGTGGAGGGTCTCCCAGCAGCACCGAAAGATGCTGGCTGTCCAGCCCGCCAGAGGGATTATCCAGCCCAATGAGAGCCTT ACGCTGACCTGGACCTTCAGCCCCCTGGAGGAGACCAAGTACCTGTTCCGAGTCGGGATGTGGGTCTGGGAAGCCGGCCTGCCCCCAAACACCAAGCCCTCCGCCACTACCCACTACATGCTCCGGCTGGTGGGCATGGGCATCACCAGCAGCCTGTCC GCACAGGAAAAGGAACTGGACTTTGGGAACATGCTGGTGAATGGCAAGCAGACCAGGATGCTGGTGCTCCTGAACGATGGCAACTGCACCCTCCACTACCGCCTCTTCCTGGAACAGAGTAACCCCATGGCTGTCGAGAATGGTCCCCTCG CTCTGCAGCTGGACCGCACAGAGGGGAGCATGCCGCCCCGGTCCCAGGATGCCATCTGCCTGACTGCCTGTCCCAAACACCGGTCCCAGTACTCCTGGACCATCAGTTATGCTCTCGTCTCCCACAGAG ATAACAAGGCTGGGGAGAAGCAGGAGCTGTGTCACGTGTCCCTGACGGCCGTGTACCCCCTCCTCTCCATCCTGGATATCTGCTCCATGGGCAGCGCCGAGGGCATCACCCGGAAGCAACTGTGGCACCTCTTCTCCCTGGACCTGCTCAACAGCTACTTGGAGCGTGACCCCACACCCTGGGAACTCACCTACAAGGTGCCCACCCGGCACAG CACCAGCCAGATCCCCCCTGTCTTCACCGCTCTGAAGCTCAATTTCAATTTTGGGGCAGCACCGATAGATGCCCCACCCTCCGTGGTGCTCTTGGCCCTGAAGAACAGTGGCATGGTGCCCCTGGACTG ggccttcCTCTTCCCGAGTGACCAGCAGATCGACCTGGAGCTCTGGGCAGAGAAGGCAGAGTTTGACTGCACCGAGCTGCACCAGATGCGCGCACAGGACAATTGCATCTTCTCCATCAGCCCCAAGGCTGGGAGCCTGAGTCCCGGGCAAGAGCAGATGGTGGAGCTCAAATACAG CCATCTGTTCATCGGCACTGATCGCCTCCCAGTGCTCTTCAAGGTGTCCCATGGCCGGGAGATCCTG CTCAATTTCATAGGTGTGACGGTGAAGCTGGAGCAGAAGTATGTGCACTTCACCTCCACCAGCCATCAGTTCATCCCTGTCCCCATTGGCGACACATTGCCCCCAAGGCAG ATTTATGAGTTGTATAATGGTGGCTCGGTGCCCGTAACATATGAGATCCAGACCAACATCCTGTCACaggttcaggaaaaaaattttgatCACCCCATCTTCTGCTGCCTCAACCCCAAAGGGGAGATCCAGCCAGGCACAACTGCCCAGGTCTTCTGGATCTTCTCGCCTATTGAGGCTAAGACCTACACG GTAGATGTGCCCATACACATCCTGGGATGGAACTCAGCCGTCATCCGCTTCCAGGGAGTGGGCTATGACCCCCACATCCTGGGGGACGCGGCCCCATTCCACAACCTCTCCTTGTGGGACAACAATGCCATCCACTCAAGGCTGATGGTACCTGGACAG AATGTCTTCCTGTCCCAGTCACATATCTCCCTGGGAAACATTCCTGTGCAGAGCAAGTGCAGCCGCCTGCTGTTCCTTAACAACATCTCCAAGAATGAGACAATTGTCTTTGCCTGGCAGCTGAAGCCTCTAGACTTTGGGGAG GTGTCCGTGAGTCCTATGAAAGGAAAGGTGGCTCCCGAGGAGACAGTCCCATTCATGGTGACCCTGAAGGCCTCAGTGCATGCCAGCTTCTATAGCATGGACCTGGTATGCAAG GTGTACCAGCAGGAACCCCTGAGGCAGTATCGTAAGGAACTGCAGGAGTGGAAAGACGAGAAGCTGCGGCAGGAAGTGGAGTTCACCATCACAGATAGGAAAGTGAAG AAAAGGGCGTATTGTACAGCTTGTGAGCCTGCGAGAAAGTACAAG ACTCTGCCTCCCATCAAGAACCAGCAGGATCTCAACCGGCCGACCAGCTGGAACCTCAAAATGGCAAAGGAGGAGACATTCTGGCCATGCCCCCAGCCGCCGTCGCCAGGCATGCTCTGCCTAGGCCTCACTGCCCGTGCCCATGCCACCGACTACTTCCTGGCCAACTACTTCTCTGACTTTCCCCGCCACTTCTTGCACTG GGAGCTGCCAAAGAGGTGCCCCAAGGTGGCGTCGGAGGCTGGTGAGGAAGAATCCCCTGACAAGTGGGCCTCTGTCTCCAAGCAGGAGAAGCAGCTTCTGATTGACTGCCTCTCCGCCATCATCAG GGGCCTGCTGGAAGACAAGCTCTTCCATGAGGCTGTGGGACAAAACCTGGTGGAACAAATGCCTTACTTCGGCCAGTTCTGGAATGAGCAGTCGGCCAGGTTCGTGGCCCACAACAGCAGTCTGCACATGGTGCCAGCCCTGTCTCAGTCCTCCAAGAGCTCAGAGTTCAgcaaagagaaggaggaggaggaggaggacaaaCGGAGGCTGGGGAGTAAGgagcaggaagaagaggaggagaaggaagaggaagaagaggaggagctggaggaggaggaagaggaggaggaggagacggaagaggaggaggagatgggtgAGGAAGAGCTGCGAGAGCAGGAGGGGGAAGACAAGGGGGAGAAGTTGCCCTGGACAGAGGTGAAGCCCACGCTGCAGCCCACATCCCAGGAGTCCCTGAAatggcagtggcagcagcagatgAAGGCCTTACTGAAGGAGAGGCAAGAGCAGGATGAGAAGGAGGCCATCAGCCGGTGA